A region from the Drosophila bipectinata strain 14024-0381.07 chromosome 3R, DbipHiC1v2, whole genome shotgun sequence genome encodes:
- the Tk gene encoding tachykinins isoform X1, with the protein MRSQSGTIAVAVLLLLLLTAASTGVEAELQSAGESSGVSTLPPGAEQPRRVVKRAPTSSFIGMRGKKDDERDTESSDITDGNWLGNGPDPLDYADLDTYYSENGRRLKKAPLAFVGMRGKKFIPMSVRLSGVLQHMEEERLREGLLQDFLNSLTDVNGAGDVEKRAPTGFNGMRGKRPALNGDEGEEEEAMELLQKRAPINSFVGMRGKKDVSHQHYKRAALSEFWHTFFKKAYDVRGKKQRFADFNNKFVAVRGKKSEQDGDGTGNWEAIGQQQYLVHPWLNVWGDKRAPNGFLGMRGKRPALFE; encoded by the exons ATGCGCAGTCAGAGCGGAACGATCGCTGTGgcggtgctgctgctgctcctgctgacGGCTGCGTCGACTGGAGTGGAGGCAGAGCTACAGTCGGCTGGGGAGTCCTCCGGGGTTAGCACTCTGCCTCCGGGTGCCGAGCAGCCCCGCCGGGTAGTGAAGCGAGCGCCAACATCCAGCTTCATCGGGATGCGCGGCAAGAAGGATGATGAACGCGACACAGAGTCCTCGGATATCACGGACGGCAACTGGCTGGGAAACGGACCCGATCCGCTGGACTATGCCGATCTGGATACCTACTACTCCGAGAACGGACGGCGGCTGAAGAAGGCACCGCTGGCTTTTGTGGGCATGCGGGGCAAGAAGTTCATCCCGATGAGTGTCCGCCTGTCCGGTGTCCTTCAGCACATGGAGGAGGAGCGGCTGCGGGAAGGCCTGTTGCAGGATTTCCTAAACAGCCTGACAGACGTGAATGGAGCTGGCGATGTTGAAAAGCGGGCTCCTACCGGATTCAACGGCATGCGAGGGAAGCGGCCGGCCCTGAACGGTGATGAAGGCGAAGAGGAGGAGGCCATGGAGCTGCTGCAGAAACGGGCGCCTATCAACTCTTTTGTGGGCATGCGCGGCAAGAAGGATGTCTCCCACCAGCACTACAAGCGGGCGGCTCTTTCAGAG TTCTGGCacactttctttaaaaaggcGTACGATGTGAGGGGAAAGAAGCAACGGTTCGCGGACTTCAACAACAAATTCGTGGCGGTGAGAGGAAAGAAAAGCGAGCAGGACGGAGACGGAACCGGAAACTGGGAGGCCATTGGTCAGCAGCAATATCTGGTGCATCCCTGGCTCAATGTTTGGGGCGACAAGCGGGCACCGAATGGCTTTTTGGGAATGCGAGGCAAGCGCCCAG CACTATTTGAATAA
- the Tk gene encoding tachykinins isoform X2, producing MRSQSGTIAVAVLLLLLLTAASTGVEAELQSAGESSGVSTLPPGAEQPRRVVKRAPTSSFIGMRGKKDDERDTESSDITDGNWLGNGPDPLDYADLDTYYSENGRRLKKAPLAFVGMRGKKFIPMSVRLSGVLQHMEEERLREGLLQDFLNSLTDVNGAGDVEKRAPTGFNGMRGKRPALNGDEGEEEEAMELLQKRAPINSFVGMRGKKDVSHQHYKRAALSEAYDVRGKKQRFADFNNKFVAVRGKKSEQDGDGTGNWEAIGQQQYLVHPWLNVWGDKRAPNGFLGMRGKRPALFE from the exons ATGCGCAGTCAGAGCGGAACGATCGCTGTGgcggtgctgctgctgctcctgctgacGGCTGCGTCGACTGGAGTGGAGGCAGAGCTACAGTCGGCTGGGGAGTCCTCCGGGGTTAGCACTCTGCCTCCGGGTGCCGAGCAGCCCCGCCGGGTAGTGAAGCGAGCGCCAACATCCAGCTTCATCGGGATGCGCGGCAAGAAGGATGATGAACGCGACACAGAGTCCTCGGATATCACGGACGGCAACTGGCTGGGAAACGGACCCGATCCGCTGGACTATGCCGATCTGGATACCTACTACTCCGAGAACGGACGGCGGCTGAAGAAGGCACCGCTGGCTTTTGTGGGCATGCGGGGCAAGAAGTTCATCCCGATGAGTGTCCGCCTGTCCGGTGTCCTTCAGCACATGGAGGAGGAGCGGCTGCGGGAAGGCCTGTTGCAGGATTTCCTAAACAGCCTGACAGACGTGAATGGAGCTGGCGATGTTGAAAAGCGGGCTCCTACCGGATTCAACGGCATGCGAGGGAAGCGGCCGGCCCTGAACGGTGATGAAGGCGAAGAGGAGGAGGCCATGGAGCTGCTGCAGAAACGGGCGCCTATCAACTCTTTTGTGGGCATGCGCGGCAAGAAGGATGTCTCCCACCAGCACTACAAGCGGGCGGCTCTTTCAGAG gcGTACGATGTGAGGGGAAAGAAGCAACGGTTCGCGGACTTCAACAACAAATTCGTGGCGGTGAGAGGAAAGAAAAGCGAGCAGGACGGAGACGGAACCGGAAACTGGGAGGCCATTGGTCAGCAGCAATATCTGGTGCATCCCTGGCTCAATGTTTGGGGCGACAAGCGGGCACCGAATGGCTTTTTGGGAATGCGAGGCAAGCGCCCAG CACTATTTGAATAA
- the Ect3 gene encoding beta-galactosidase encodes MKVCLLVVASLLSLLGAVSANRTFTVDYDHDRFLKDGKPFRFIAGSFHYFRAHPDTWQRHLRTMRAAGLNAVTTYVEWSLHNPKDGIYVWNKIADLEHFIRLAVGEDLLVILRPGPYICAERDMGGFPYWLLNKYPGIQLRTADVNYLSEVRIWYNQLFRKIAPYLYGNGGPIIMVQVENEYGSYFACDLNYRNWLRDETASHVKGKAVLFTNDGPSVLRCGKIQNVLATMDFGATSDLKPIWAKLRRFQPKGPLVNAEYYPGWLTHWTEPMANVSTDSITGTFVNMLDSGASVNFYMFYGGTNFGFTAGANDNGPGLYLADITSYDYDAPMTEAGDPTSKYQALRRIIGRYLPLPNVPVPDPVPKKDYGSVRLTSCCNLLSPEARQRLSTGFVQSAKPQSFEALNQYSGLVLYETRLPSFKRDPSILSVPGLADRGYVYVDGEFAGLLAREIPVFDLPISASAGRKLQIFVENQGRLNYGRQINDFKGILRDVRLDKQVLTNWNMTQFPLESYDSLEQLISQSHKSPRLDVPHLLNSETHKLRTLLRTGPTIYYGQLDIQTKSDIADTYLDMSGWGKGIVFVNGENLGRYWPLVGPQITLYVPSPLLKVGSNRIVVVEYQQIPTSLELHFRNTPILNARTV; translated from the exons ATGAAGGTGTGCTTGCTGGTCGTTGCAAGCTTGCTCTCGCTGCTGGGAGCAGTGTCAGCCAATCGCACTTTTACAGTCGACTATGATCATGATCGATTCCTGAAGGATGGCAAACCCTTCCGCTTCATTGCGGGCTCCTTCCATTACTTTCGTGCCCATCCCGACACTTGGCAGAGGCATCTCCGCACCATGAGAGCAGCCGGTTTGAATGCAGTGACTAC CTATGTGGAATGGTCTCTTCATAATCCAAAGGATGGTATTTATGTCTGGAACAAAATAGCAGATCTGGAACATTTTATACGACTGGCCGTCGGGGAGGATCTCCTGGTGATCCTTCGTCCAGGCCCTTACATCTGTGCAGAACGCGACATGGGCGGGTTTCCCTATTGGCTGCTCAACAAGTACCCTGGGATTCAGCTTCGCACAGCAGATGTCA ACTACCTAAGTGAGGTCCGCATTTGGTATAACCAACTCTTCAGAAAGATAGCCCCCTATCTCTATGGCAATGGAGGCCCCATTATAATGGTTCAGGTGGAGAACGAGTACGGCTCTTACTTTGCCTGTGATCTCAACTACCGAAACTGGCTACGGGATGAGACTGCAAGTCATGTCAAGGGTAAGGCCGTCCTCTTCACCAACGATGGACCCAGCGTTCTGCGCTGCGGAAAGATACAAAATGTTCTGGCCACCATGGACTTTGGAGCGACATCCGATCTGAAACCCATCTGGGCCAAGCTGCGACGGTTTCAGCCAAAAGGACCGCTGGTCAATGCCGAATACTATCCGGGTTGGCTGACGCACTGGACAGAACCGATGGCTAATGTGAGCACGGATTCGATCACGGGGACTTTCGT TAACATGCTGGATAGTGGAGCCAGCGTCAACTTCTACATGTTCTATGGAGGTACCAATTTCGGTTTCACCGCCGGCGCTAATGACAATGGACCTGGACTGTATCTGGCGGACATCACCTCCTATGACTACGATGCGCCAATGACAGAGGCTGGGGATCCCACGTCCAAGTACCAAGCCCTGCGTCGCATTATTGGAAGGTATTTGCCGTTGCCCAATGTACCTGTGCCCGATCCCGTACCCAAGAAAGACTACGGATCCGTGCGCCTGACCAGTTGTTGCAATTTACTCTCCCCGGAGGCCCGTCAACGCCTGTCCACCGGATTCGTCCAATCGGCCAAACCACAAAGCTTTGAGGCCCTGAACCAGTACTCTGGATTGGTTTTATACGAAACCCGACTACCCAGTTTCAAGCGTGACCCGAGCATCCTAAGTGTACCAGGCTTAGCGGACCGAGGCTATGTCTACGTGGATGGGGAGTTCGCGGGCCTGCTTGCTAGGGAAATACCTGTTTTTGATCTTCCAATCAGTGCTAGTGCTGGACGAAAGCTACAGATTTTCGTGGAGAATCAGGGGCGCCTTAACTATGGTCGCCAGATCAACGACTTCAAGGGCATCCTGCGAGATGTGCGTCTGGACAAGCAAGTTCTGACCAATTGGAACATGACCCAGTTCCCCCTGGAGTCGTACGATAGCCTGGAGCAGTTGATATCCCAATCGCATAAGTCACCCCGCCTTGACGTCCCACACCTACTCAACTCAGAAACTCATAAACTCAGAACCCTACTGCGAACAGGACCCACCATTTATTACGGACAACTTGATATCCAAACCAAGAGTGACATTGCGGATACGTATCTGGACATGTCAGGATGGGGCAAGGGCATTGTCTTCGTAAACGGCGAAAATCTCGGCAGGTACTGGCCCCTGGTGGGACCCCAGATCACTCTATACGTCCCTTCGCCGCTCCTGAAAGTGGGCTCCAACCGTATCGTGGTGGTGGAGTACCAACAGATACCAACCTCTCTGGAGTTGCACTTCCGGAACACCCCCATCCTGAACGCGAGAACTGTCTAG